GACGACGCTGATCGCTTCGCCTGCCTCCATCAGCATCTCATCCGAGGGCTTAGGCATAACCGCAAGCAAGGTGACGGCCAACGCGGCATGAAAAAAGAACGAACCGACACAAGTCAGCGCCAGCCGTCGCCGCACCGGCTTCTTCTCGTCATCCTGCTTTTCCACCGTCGCATCCATCGGCGGCGCCGAGAGCGGAGCGGCCGGTGCGGTTTCCGGATGATCGGGAAAGGAGGATATCTGGGCAAAACGTGTGTAATGGATCACCGTTTCGCCGGCTGGCTGCCGCTGCGCATTGCGCAGTTCGGAAAGCTCATGGCCAGGATGCATGCCGGGCGTATTGTCGTTCAGGCTACTATCGGCGTCCGCCTCCCCGATGAGCACCTGTCTCGATCTGGATTTTGCTGAAATCGCCATTGTGTACGCCTTAGACAGCCGGAAAACATGTCCGCCGGGGATCATCCCCGGCATGATCTTAGCCCTCGAAGGGAACCGAAATCTGCGAGCGGGTGACGAGACCCTTCATGCATTCGCCCGCTGCCGGCCCGTCGCAGACCGGCGTGTCGTTGATGAGGATGCGGGTTACGCTCTCGCATTTGACATTCGGCATATCGAACTGGCGCACGCGCTTCTTGCCCTGCGGCAGCTCGCGGAAATCGAGCACGGTGATGCGGTCGACGGCATTCTTGTCGTTGAAGAAGGCAAGCTCGAAGGAGACCTTGTTGATGGCGGCAGGCAGCTGGTTCAGCGCCACGAAGGTCATCATGCAGCCCTTCTGCGAGGGCGCCAGCGAATTGAGTTCGACATCGAGGGAAGCTGCCGGTGCCGCCTCCTGCGCCTGACATACGCTTGAAAACGCCATCGCCATGCCGGCCGCAACAGCCGCAAACCTACCTGTCATGAAACCTTCTCCGTCATCGTCGAGAGCCGCCGGCAGGCAGCTCATATCAGCAATTTCGAAAACTTGACCATAATAGTCTCCTATTGCGTCTTTAAAAAACTATGAGTAAGAAAGTCAAGATAAATGTCATCACAACCGGGGAGCCAGATCCCCGGCCTCACGGAATTGCCAACCGAAATGATGGTTGAAAAGCCAGATAACTTTAAGCACGTGCCGCTGCCGAGCGAGCCCGCGGCGCAGCACCGGATCGTCGAAAGCGCGGATCTTTTCCGCGGCACGAACGAGATCATGATCAGACACGAGGGCGTGACCTATCGCCTGAAGATCACCCGTCAGGGCAAGCTCATTCTCAATAAGTAGGGCCAACAGTAGGTAACACATGACTGAACAGACAAGACCGGCGCCAGCCGAAATCCGTGCGTTTCGCGCCGAAAATCCGAAGATGCGCGAGCGCGATATCGCCGCCCAGCTGAAGATTTCCGAGGCAGCCCTCGTCGCCGCCGAAACCGGCATCAGCGTCACCCGCATCGATGGCAGCGCGCTGAAGCTTCTCGAACGCGTGGCGAGCCTCGGCGAAGTGATGGCGCTGTCGCGCAACGAAAGTGCCGTGCACGAAAAGATCGGCATCTTCGAAAACATCAAAAGCGGCGTGCAGGCCGCAATCGTTCTCGGCGAGAATATCGACCTGCGCATCTTCCCGAGCCGATGGGAACATGGCTTCGCCGTATCCAAGAAGGATGGCGACCAGCTGCGCCTCAGCCTGCAATATTTCGACAAGGCGGGCAACGCCGTGCACAAGGTGCACCTGCGCCCGAATTCCAATGTCGAGGCCTATCACGCGCTGGTCGCCGAGTTGAAGCTGGAAGACCAGTCGCAGGACTTCGTCGAGGCCGAGACCGCAGATACCGTCGATGAAACCGCCGACGTCAGCCGCGACGAGCTGCGCGACAACTGGAGCAGGCTCACCGACACGCATGAGTTCTTCGGCATGCTCAAGCGCCTGAAGATCGGCCGCCAGGCGGCCGTGCGCAGCGTCGGCGACGACTATGCCTGGAAGCTCGACAGCAGCGCCACGGCGGAGATGATGCATGCCTCGGTGAAATCCGGCC
This Rhizobium acidisoli DNA region includes the following protein-coding sequences:
- the hemP gene encoding hemin uptake protein HemP, producing the protein MMVEKPDNFKHVPLPSEPAAQHRIVESADLFRGTNEIMIRHEGVTYRLKITRQGKLILNK
- a CDS encoding hemin-degrading factor; translated protein: MTEQTRPAPAEIRAFRAENPKMRERDIAAQLKISEAALVAAETGISVTRIDGSALKLLERVASLGEVMALSRNESAVHEKIGIFENIKSGVQAAIVLGENIDLRIFPSRWEHGFAVSKKDGDQLRLSLQYFDKAGNAVHKVHLRPNSNVEAYHALVAELKLEDQSQDFVEAETADTVDETADVSRDELRDNWSRLTDTHEFFGMLKRLKIGRQAAVRSVGDDYAWKLDSSATAEMMHASVKSGLPIMCFVANDGIVQIHSGPIFNVQAMGPWINIMDPTFHLHLRQDHIAETWAVRKPTKDGHVTSLEAYNAQGEMIIQFFGKRKEGSDERVEWREIMENLPRAASVAA